In the genome of Thermodesulfobacteriota bacterium, the window CGACGACCTCGAGCTCTGCCGCTTCCCCTCCGGTGACCCGCGCCCCTTCTTCCCGCAGGCGGCGGCGCGCGGCCTCCTCCAGGTAGCGCTCTTCGGCGCTCCGGCCTCCATAGCTTTCGGTGAGGGTGGCGACCGTGACCGCCGCGGCCTTGTCCCGGGCGACACCCCAGTCCAGGCTCTCCAGGGCCCGGTCCAGCGCGCGGGAGACCCCCCACTGGGCGTCGGCAGAGCGGCCGCTGGTGGGGCCGACGTAGCGGTTGGTGGCGCAGCCGGACGCCACGGCAAGGAGGATCGCCGCGAGGAGGACGCGTTGCATCATGTCTCGCTCCAGATGAGGGCAAAGTTGAACCACTGGTCGGGGTACTCCGCGATGACGCCGCCGGTGGCGTCTGCGAGGCGCTGGGCGTTCTCCCGCAAGTCGGTTTCCCGGTCCCGGGAGAACTCCATGGGCACGGGGGGCAGGATCAACCCCCGATACCCGCCGCGGCCGTCCGCCAGGACAAACGACGGAACCACCGCGGCCCCGGTCATGCGGGCGAACAGAGCGGGCCCCGGCGCGAACCGGGTGCGACGGCCGAAGAGCGCCACCGAGACGGGGTCGGGTCCTGCGTAGCGGTCCACGAGCATGGCCACCAGTGCGCCCTCCCGCAGGGCCCGGCCAACGGCGAGGCTGCTCCAGGGGTCCTTGCTCACGGTGATGCTGCGGATGCCCAGGTGGGTCCGGATCCGCAGCCGCTCCTCGTGGACGCCGGGGTCCGGGTCCTCCAGGGTGAGCACGTGCACGGGGTGACCCCACTGGCGAAAGAGGAGCCCCCCGAGCTCCCAGAAGCCCAGGTGGGCCGTGGCCAGGATCACCCCCCGCCCCGCCAGCCGCGCCGCCTCCAGGTGCTCGTAGCCCTCGGCCCGGGTAAAGAACCCTTCGGCCGGCCTCCCCCCGCCCCCGAAGAAGTAGGCGTAGTCTACCAACTGCTCGGCATAGTTGCGGAAGAGGCGCCGCGTAGCGGCCCG includes:
- a CDS encoding lysophospholipid acyltransferase family protein, which gives rise to MSVRRRHPLNHPWMYRGGVALVRHLPRRFNRTWARWLADLNFWRLRESREAVCANLEPLLGPDRRTLRAATRRLFRNYAEQLVDYAYFFGGGGRPAEGFFTRAEGYEHLEAARLAGRGVILATAHLGFWELGGLLFRQWGHPVHVLTLEDPDPGVHEERLRIRTHLGIRSITVSKDPWSSLAVGRALREGALVAMLVDRYAGPDPVSVALFGRRTRFAPGPALFARMTGAAVVPSFVLADGRGGYRGLILPPVPMEFSRDRETDLRENAQRLADATGGVIAEYPDQWFNFALIWSET